The Quercus lobata isolate SW786 chromosome 9, ValleyOak3.0 Primary Assembly, whole genome shotgun sequence region CCTCctcaagacgaggaagaggaCGAAGATGTAATCTATAGTTGTGCCCCAGAGGTAGCATCCACCTTAGACGATGCTAAGTTAAAAACTCTTGTAGATAGATATCAAATCCCTAAAGAGCTTAACCCTCGTCTACCCCATCctggagaatggtgttgttcCCCTTCCTCTGGCTTAGGGGTATACGCTTCTTACCTATTAGCTGGCCTTAGGTTTCCCTTAAACTCTTTCTGCAGAGACCTCTTCCAAAGGTTGGGTATTGGGCCAAACCAGCTCAACCCCAATGGTTGGAGGACGATAGTTGCCATGCAAGTATTATGGCGTGAGGCATTGGAAGGGAACCGTCCAAttacagtggacgagttcctttactgTTATAAGCCCTCAGAGATCAAAAAATCTGCTGGGTTCTACCAGTTCTCGTCCAGAGGTTCATATTACAGTTTAATAACGGGCCGTAGTTCGTCTGACCggctttggaaaaaagaattttttattatttctggaaATTGGGCTGGGGACCCAGCTGATGTGGGTATTCCCCTCTTCCCTCCTTTTACCAGCCCTCTAGGTCGTCTTCGTCCTAagggtatgtttttctttccattttatctTGTTTGTCCTTCAAAAATTTTTATCTGTCACTCGTCTAACCCTTTATCTTGGTGATGCAGCTGTCGTTCGTCCACGTTTGGATAAGTTTTTCTTGGATCAGATAGAAGTGGTTCGCACTTTTCCAGGAAGGACTTTCCACGACTTGCTTACTTTTACTCGTCTAGCAACTTGGGGACTCGGTCCAACTCCTACTGCTGAGAACTTAAGTCACGAGGAGCTCACTCGTCGAAGTAAGTGATCGTCCACTGTTTCAGCTCTcctttcccctcttttttttttatcttattatatatgttttttttttatattaaatttccTCATCATAGGAATAAGCACGATGAgggaaaacaaagagagaacAGTGGCTAGCGGGGACGAGGATGTTGCTGCCCCTACTGCTAAAGTGGCTTCCGTCCAGGCTGGGAAGAGGAAGTCTAAATCAATCTCGAGTACTGTGGATCTGGACGACCTCCCCAGTCGTCGTggccacaaaaaacaaaaaccaaggaCTTCCCTTCCAAAGGTTCCCAAGTTTGTTCCACCAACAGTGAACTTGGACGAGCCTGTGGTGGACGTGGAGCCCGTCCAAACGGTTCATCCTGTTCCGTCTGATCCTCCCCCTGCTCCTAAAACTTCTCACAAGCCTGACCCGTCTGAGTCCTCTGATCGTCCCTCTAATTTGGTTCTGGACGAGGGTTATGCATGGAGGACGTTCAAAGGGATCGTCACTGATCATGAGGTTAACGAATGTTACAACATGTCAGTGAAGAAGTTTGAGCGTTCTGGCATCCATGACCTTTTCAAGGTAAGTTTCTTCCTCGTCCTTGTGTGTagacatttaattttgaatgaaatgTCTAACTCCTTTTCGTCCAAATGCAGGCTATGTCAAAGTTTTATACAGCGACCTGCCAGGCCAAGGAGCTTGCTTCAGAGGCCAAGACAGCCAAGGATAAGGCTAAGGAGCTGGGCCATGAGGTTTTGCTCAAGAAGGGGGAGGTCATTAGGTTGACAGAGGATTTTAATCGTCTGCTGGGAAGCGAGACGAAGTTGAAGAACGAAGTGGAGGAGCTCAAAGCTGACAACTTAGAGAAGGATACCCGCATCGTCCATCTCGAGGGACAAGTTTCAGAGCTTACCTCGTCCTTGGAGAAGGCACGTGAGGAAGCAATTGCTGCCTTTAAGAAGTCTGACAAGTATAAGAATCGTCTAGACAGTCTTATGCAGTTGGGTATGAAGACTTCCGTGCTGATGCCAAAGAGGCGTATCCTGATTTGGACTTCAACTCGTTCAAGCTTCCTCTTGCTACAGAGAGTTCCGTGTTGCAGACGAGTTCCGAGGACGTCAACATCATGGACAATGCTAACACTGAAGTCATTCAGGACGACCCCAAGACGAGCTTGCCCAAGTGAAATCtatttccttagaaaatttacttttatttgccTTTTCATAGAAGTGCctgttgttttgggcttttacttctttttcttttttaaagttcaTGCAAGTACAATCATCTCGTCCAGGATTATGGACgagttttatatacattttcatattGAAAACTGAAGGGGTTTTTGGACGTTGATCGTCCACCCTTTGAATTTCATGAAAGAAATGAATACTTCTATTTTTACTTCCATTGTGTTTGAATATACACGTTTCCTGCTTTatgtaagaaatttttattttcatatcagCAGTGTGGTTCGTCCATCTAGGAATTCAGTTCACCTCGTCTTGGGCATGTGGGTGAATTTTATTACATCACCAAGATAAAGTAAATTGATTCCTTTTGGCTAGATTTTTCATCATTCCAAAATTATGGACGATCATTTTGTCATCCTTGATGATTAGACTTTTTAGCGTTTTCTCGTCCAATGTAATGGATTGTTAAGCTAGTTTTGCTCGTCCATGTCTCGGACGAACACTTTTGGGAATTCACCTCGTCTTGAGGTCTAGACGAGTATGCCCTTTTCATCTCGTCCCATGTTCTGGACGGATGAAActttgctttatttttagcttGGGTTTCATCTCGTCCTATGTTCTGGACGGATGGACCTTAGTTTCATTTTCAGgttaggtttcatctcgtcctaTATTCTGGACAAATGGACCTTAGCTTAATTTTCAGTTTAGATTTCATCTCGTCTCTTGCTTTGGACGGATGTACCTTTTCATCTTTCCTTTGGAGGAAGGCTTATGGACGATATATCCTTGCGTCCAAGGATTTCATTCGTCCATGCTTGCTTTCTTTTTGCGGATCAATCTGAATGAACATTTAAGGATTCCAATAATATACttgaaaacaatatatatatatttgaaaatccaaacttATGTAAACATTCGTCCACAGGCATGGCACATGCTCATGAGCTAGTGccttattgaattaaaaatacaaaccaactcatccatgaatagcacaaaagtgaaaacactaatgtactttctaggggattattaaaatacttaaaaacacTTGATAGTAGTAAACACTTCTACTCGTCCAGATATCTCGTCCAAGGACACTGGTGAAGAGTCAGGACTTATTGATGGTACTTCCTGAGgtgctcaacattccaagggtgttcCAGCCTCCGCCCTTCAAAGCTTCCaaatagtaggatccttgccttttgcagttgataaccctataaggtccttcccaatttgggccAAGTTTCCCGTAGGCCGGGTTTCTTGTTGCCAAGGTAACCCTCTTCAAGACGAGATCCCCAATGTTGaaacgcctaggcttcaccataGCGTCATATTGTCTTGCCATGAGATTTTTGTACCTTGCTGTCCTCTGTTCTGCATCCATCCTGACCTCGTCCATAAGGTCAAGGTTAAGACGGAGCTGTTCCTTGTTTTCTTCAGTTTGATACTTCCTCACCCTGTGGCTCGTCATGTGTACTTCTGCTGGTATAACTGCCTCGCTTCCGTAGGCTAGTTTAAAAGGAGTTTCTCCTGTTGGAGTTCTCGCTGTCGTTCTATAAGCCCATAAAACACCTGGTAATTCATCCGGCCATATTCCCTTTACCccttcgagccgagtcttgatgatcttcagcaaggatcggttcgctACTTCtgcctggccattggcctgtggGTGGGAGGGTAAGGAGTAGTGGTTCTTCATTCCTAGCTGTTCACAAAATTCCCTGAAAGGTGTGTTGTCAAACTGTCGTCCATTGTCAGACACTAGTACTCTAGGTACTCCGaatctgcatacaatgttcttccagacgaagTTCTTGACATTCTGCTGCGTAATTTTGGCTAAGGGTTCAGCTttcacccattttgtgaagtagtctatTCCCACCACCAGAAACTTCATTTGCCGAGTTCCAGTCGGAAagggccccaaaatgtctagtccccattgCGCGAAAGGCCAAGGGGCCATCATTGGCGTGAGATATTCTGCTGGTTGTCTGGGAATGTTGCTGAAGCGTTGACATTGATCACATACTTTGACatatgctttagcatcagcttggaTGGTTGGCCAATAGAATCCGCTACGGATGACTTTATGGACGAGTGATCTGGCTCCCGAATGGTTCCCGCATGCTCCTTCGTGAACCTCCCTCAACATGTAATTTGCTTCGTCCGGAGCCAAACATCTTAAGAGAGGCTGGaaaaaacctctcttgtataacACCTCGTCTATAAGCACATACCTGGCTGACTTGACCCTGAGCTTCCTAgcttcgtccttctcttctggaAGCCTTCCGTCCTTTAAGTAGGACActattggggtcatccaatttccttctccctctATCTGCATCAGTTCTGGAAGGTCTATACTTGGCATGTAGTGTACATCATCCATATCGTCCAACGCCTCATTCGCAGATGCTTCCTTTGCCAGAGTATCTGCCTCCACATTCTCTTtccttgggatttgaacaaaatctgcttttttgaatttcttcacaaggCGTACTAccttccttagatatttcttcattttgtcTTCCTTGGCTTCACATGTTCCATTGACTTGGCCTATGACCAGTTGAGAGTCTCCCAGGACAAGTATTGAGTCTGCTTCTATAGATTTGGCCAGTTCCAACCCCTTTAAAAGGGCTTCATACTCCACTTCATTGTTAGTAGTCTGGTATTGCAGACGGGCCTTGTATTTCAATTTGTCCCCTTCTGGCAACTGCAAAACAACTCCTATTCCTCCAGCATATAATGTAGATGATCCATCTACATGGACGACCCATTTGTTGTTGTATTCTCCTTCCCCCAGGTCTTCGTAACTTGGAGTGAACTCTGCGATgaaatctgctagggcttgagcCTTTATTGCATTTCTCGGTTGGTACCGAATGTCGAATTCACTAAGTTCAACTGCCCACTGAATCAGTCGTCCTGCGGCTTCCAgcttgttcattgccttcttaaGCGGATGGTCtgtcatgacattgatgacatgaactTGGAAGTAATGTCTTAACTTCCTAGAAGCCGTTATCAGTGCAAAAGCCAATTTCTCCATGAGCGGATATCTTCCCTCTGCTCCTCTGAGTGCCCGGCTAGTGTAGTACACCGGTTTTTGTATTttcccctcttctctgattgAAGCTGAACTTACGGCGTGTGGGGACACCGCTAAGTATAAGTACAGTTCTTCTCCTTGCACGGATGGGCTTAATAATGGGGCCGTTGTGAGATAGTCCTTCAGGTCTTGGAAGGCCCTTTGGCATTCGTCCGTCCACTCAAATGCCTTCCTGAGGACTTTAAAGAAAGGTAAACACTTATCTGTGGCTTTCGAAACAAACCTGTTCAAAGCGGCAACTCGTCCTGTGAGGGATTGGACTTCCTTGATATTCTTCGGTGGCTCCATGTTCAATATAGCCTGGATCTTGTCCGGATTTGCCTCAATTCCTCTTTGCGAGACCATGAACCCCAGAAACTTTCCCGACGATACTCCGAATGCACACTTGcttgggttcaacttcatcttaTATTGCCGaagtgtttcaaaggtttcctgTAGGTCGTCTAGATGGCTTCCCTTGTCTATGCTCTTCacaagcatgtcgtcgacataaaCCTCCACATTCCGTCCTATTTGTGGACGAAACATATGATTCACTAACCTTTGATAAGTTGCCCCTGCGTTCTTCAAGCCGAAGGAcatcactttgtagcaaaacAAGTCTTGGCTGGTAATGAAGGAAGTTTTTTCCTGATCGGCTTCATCCATCTTGATCTGATTATATCCTgagaaggcatccatgaagctcagcaactgATGGCCAGCAGTAGagtccaccaattgatcaatgcgtggcagaggataactatccttgggacatgctttgttcaagtcagtgaagtctacacacattctccactttccattagctttcttcaccatcaccacattggcTAACCAATCCGGGTAATAGACTTCCTTAATGAACTTTGCCGTGGTCAGTTTTTGAACCTCTTCCTTGATTGCCTTGTCCCTCTCGGGAGCGAATACCCTCTTCTTCTGACGGATAGGCTTAAAAAAGGGGTACACATTCAATCGATGAGTGATCACACTTGGgtcgattcctggcatgtcgtcatgactccatgcaaaTATGTCGATACTTTTTCTCAGGAATTGGATGAGGTCTTCTCTTGCCTTCTCCTTCATACCTGTTCCAATTCTGGTAAATTTCTCAGGATCATCTTCTTGCAAAAGAACATTTTCCAACACTTCCGTGGGCTTTGCAATAACTCTTCTTTCCTCAATGCTCATTGTCTGCACCTGTTCGTCCAAAGCCATCATGGCTAAGTAGCATTCTCTAGCTGCCAACTGATCTCCTTGTGCTTGTCCTATCCCGTACTCCGTAGGGAATTTGACTGATAGATGGTAGGTCGAGGTTATCGCCTTCCAACTATTAAGAGTGGGTCTtccaatgatggcattgtatGAAGAAGTACAGTCTACCACGAGGAAATTGACTTCCTTGGTTATCTGTTGCGGGTATGACCCTACCACAACTGGTAATGTAATGGTACCCACGGGCTGCACCTTCATTCCTCCAAATCCTATCAGCGGCGAGCATACTGGACGAAGTTGATCTCGTCCAAGCCTCATCTGTTGGAAGGCGGGGTAGTACAATATGTCTACTAAACTTCCATTGTCAACTAACACCCTTCTGGTTGTATAATCTGCAATGAGCAGTGTAATGACGATCGCATCGTCATGCGGGTGATGGATCCTCTC contains the following coding sequences:
- the LOC115961957 gene encoding uncharacterized protein LOC115961957, yielding MDQMKKVMEEMKENMRRTNPIEDLVHRTDSPFTASINGHPLPSKFKLPSLDSYDGTRDPFDYIATFKTTMHLQGVPDEIMCRAFPTTLKGPARVWFSKIPPSSVSSFEELSKLFVNHFIGGQRHKRSSSSLLTIEQGENESLRSFITRFNRVALSVDEVDDKLLLAAFHNGINSDLFIHKLYEKEPQTMAELVLMQIKDDPSLKWPEKMKGDPNKRNKNKYCRFHRDHGHDTDECYDLKQQIENLIRQGKLKHFVGRDRTDEKLKGKIEESSRPPLGEIRIIVGGNPMGQSSKSKKTYLKAVQNVQLSGRTPRTRSMDEPTISFTDEDAERIHHPHDDAIVITLLIADYTTRRVLVDNGSLVDILYYPAFQQMRLGRDQLRPVCSPLIGFGGMKVQPVGTITLPVVVGSYPQQITKEVNFLVVDCTSSYNAIIGRPTLNSWKAITSTYHLSVKFPTEYGIGQAQGDQLAARECYLAMMALDEQVQTMSIEERRVIAKPTEVLENVLLQEDDPEKFTRIGTGMKEKAREDLIQFLRKSIDIFAWSHDDMPGIDPSVITHRLNVYPFFKPIRQKKRVFAPERDKAIKEEVQKLTTAKFIKEVYYPDWLANVVMLLSFMDAFSGYNQIKMDEADQEKTSFITSQDLFCYKVMSFGLKNAGATYQRLVNHMFRPQIGRNVEVYVDDMLVKSIDKGSHLDDLQETFETLRQYKMKLNPSKCAFGVSSGKFLGFMVSQRGIEANPDKIQAILNMEPPKNIKEVQSLTGRVAALNRFVSKATDKCLPFFKVLRKAFEWTDECQRAFQDLKDYLTTAPLLSPSVQGEELYLYLAVSPHAVSSASIREEGKIQKPVYYTSRALRGAEGRYPLMEKLAFALITASRKLRHYFQVHVINVMTDHPLKKAMNKLEAAGRLIQWAVELSEFDIRYQPRNAIKAQALADFIAEFTPSYEDLGEGEYNNKWVVHVDGSSTLYAGGIGVVLQLPEGDKLKYKARLQYQTTNNEVEYEALLKGLELAKSIEADSILVLGDSQLVIGQVNGTCEAKEDKMKKYLRKVVRLVKKFKKADFVQIPRKENVEADTLAKEASANEALDDMDDVHYMPSIDLPELMQIEGEGNWMTPIVSYLKDGRLPEEKDEARKLRVKSARYVLIDEVLYKRGFFQPLLRCLAPDEANYMLREVHEGACGNHSGARSLVHKVIRSGFYWPTIQADAKAYVKVCDQCQRFSNIPRQPAEYLTPMMAPWPFAQWGLDILGPFPTGTRQMKFLVVGIDYFTKWVKAEPLAKITQQNVKNFVWKNIVCRFGVPRVLVSDNGRQFDNTPFREFCEQLGMKNHYSLPSHPQANGQAEVANRSLLKIIKTRLEGVKGIWPDELPGVLWAYRTTARTPTGETPFKLAYGSEAVIPAEVHMTSHRVRKYQTEENKEQLRLNLDLMDEVRMDAEQRTARLIRKKKASMDE